One Spinacia oleracea cultivar Varoflay chromosome 4, BTI_SOV_V1, whole genome shotgun sequence DNA segment encodes these proteins:
- the LOC110783771 gene encoding uncharacterized protein: MSKRTRTRTEAWGSGEAADSDSESVESNVDNVTQFVILKERKRVFRKMRMEVSLVRPQVRQYSVLYVQHGQPHVVTMKEKRIRFFEAIRDLSDDEIALVISYMPYHSKQFHEWASEEDSVRRRYNLRQLCATPPS, translated from the exons ATGTCAAAGAGAACGAGAACGAGAACTGAAGCTTGGGGAAGCGGCGAGGCAGCAGACAGCGACAGTGAGAGTGTGGAGAGCAATGTTGACAACGTAACACAATTCGTAATACTGAAAGAAAG GAAACGAGTGTTCCGAAAAATGAGAATGGAGGTCAGTTTGGTCCGTCCACAAGTAAGGCAGTACTCAGTACTGTATGTGCAACATGGACAACCTCATGTTGTTACGATGAAGGAGAAGAGGATTAGGTTTTTTGAAGCTATACGTGACTTGTCAGATGATGAAATAGCCTTGGTTATATCATACATGCCCTATCATAGTAAGCAATTTCATGAATGGGCATCGGAGGAGGACTCTGTCAGAAGGCGATATAACTTGCGTCAGCTTTGTGCAACCCCTCCTTCTTAA